The following is a genomic window from Flavobacteriales bacterium.
CAGTGCCCTCACCGCACGGAAGAAGGCCCGGCCCGAACTGGAGCGCGAGGCCGTTCGCCTGCAGACCCTCTCGGATTCGCTGCACCAGGCTTCGCTGCTCACTGCGGAGGAAGCACGCTCCCTGGAGCAGCGTCAGCGCGAAGTGGCCGAGGCCAAGGCCTTCGCCGAGAAGCTGAAGGCCTTCTACTACCTGAGCAGCGAGGAGCATCTGCTGGTGATGGACAACGCGGACCACAGCCGGTATTTCCAGGCCAAGGTGAAGGCCATGGAGCAACAGGAGGCCGGCACGGCGGCAGCGGAGGAGGCCGCGGGCATGAAGAAGTTGGCCGAGGCGTTGGTCACCGAAGCGGACCAATTGGAACGCACCGCGCAGGTAGGTCAGGAGGCCGCTGCACGCGAACAGGTGGCCACCCTGCGCGCCCGATCGACCCTGCTCGCCCAGCGCGGCGATTCGCTCAGCGCGGCATCACAGCGCCTGCGTGGTGCGGCCGCCCTCAACGACGGCCAGGCCGCGCTCTACCTGCAGCAACTGAACGACGACCGGGCCACCGGCATCATGGCCCTGGAGCAGCGCACCCGTCGCACGGATCCCTTGCTGGCCGAGGTGCGGGCGGGTCAGATCCCGGGTCCCGTGACCGCTCCGGGCGCCCCCCCGCGCGAAGGGGCCGGTGCCCTTGCCGATGCGACAGCCATCCCGACCGCTGCGCCGGCGCCGGTGACGGCCGCTCCTTCGCCGGATGGCACCCGCGGGCTGGAGATCACGGCCGAACCATTGCGCCGGGATGTGTTCGACATGGCGGCCGTGCCCCTGCCCCGGGCCACGCCGATCCCCATGGAGCAGCCCTTGCCCGCCGGGCTGGTGTTCAGCGTGCAGATCGGGGCCTTCCGGGACCCGGTGCCGCAGCAGGTGTTCAGCGACCTGTCGCCGGTGACCGGCGAGCGCACCACCAGCGGGCTGATCCGCTATACGGCCGGTCTCTTCACCCGCTTCGAGGCGGCGGATGAGGCCAAAGGCACGGTGCGTGGACGGGGGTACACCGACGCGTTCGTGGTGGCCTTCTACAATGGCAAGCGCATCCCGCTGGCCGAGGCCCGACGCATCGCCCAAGGTGGAGGAGACCTGGCCACGACCTCGCCCGCTGCTCGACCCACCACGGAGCCGGCGGTCCCGTCGGCCACAACGCCCGCACCCGCTCCTTCGTCCACGCCTGCCCCTGCCCCTGCGGCCACCGTCCAGCGCCCCTCGGAGCTGCAGCCTGTGCCCACCGCTTCCGGTCAGGAGTTGGCGAACTATCCGGCCACGGCCGCCGAGGTGATGGCGCAGTTCAACCCGCCGGTGGACGCCACGGCCTACTACAGCGACCCCATGGCAGCACCCGCCAAACAGGTGGAGACCGTGAAGGGCCTCTTCTTCACCGTCCAGGTCGGCGTGTACTCCAAGCCGGTCGCGCTGGACAAGCTCTTCAACATCACCCCGCTCAACAGCGAGGCCATCGCCGGCGGCCGCATCCGCTACACCACCGGCATCTTCCGCGATCTGGACGTGGTGCGGGCACGCCGCGAGGACGCGGTGACCAAGGGGGTGAAGGACGCCTTCATCACGGCCTACCTCAACGGCAAGCGGATCCCTGTGGCCGAGGCTCGGGCGCTGCTGCAGCGGTTCGGGACCGAGGTGCTGGTGGATCCGGCGCTGGTGACGCCGTAGGGCGGTGCGACCGCTTATTTTCGCGCCATCCCGACCCCGATGGCGCACGTCACCGAACCTGAGGAGGCCCTGCTCGTTGAGCTGCTCTGCGAGCATGGTCCGCAGCGTGAACTGCTGCTGCACAACGACGATGTGAACACCTTCGACCATGTGATCGGTTCGTTGGTGGCCGTCTGCAGGCACGACCCGATCCAAGCCGAACAATGCGCCTGGATCGTGCACTACAGCGGCAAGTGCAGCGTGAAGCGCGGCACCTTCGACACGCTGGAGCCCATGTGCGTGGCCCTGCTGGACCGCGGCCTCTCCGCCACCATCCAATGACCATGGTGGTGCCCCGCGCTGCAGTCCTCACGGCCCTGGTGGTCGCATCCGGATGTTCTTCGGTGCCCATCACCGGCCGAAGCCAGCTGAACCTGCTGCCGGAGAGCGAGATGATGGGCATGTCGCTGACGGCCTATCAGGAGTTCCTGCAGCAGAACCAGGTACTGTCGGCCACCGACGCCCGCGCGGCCCAGGTGCGCCGCATCGGCGATCGGCTCGCCCAGGCCGCTACGAGCTACCTCTCAAACGTGGGCGCCTCGGACCGGGTCGCCGGGTTCCAGTGGGAGTTCAACACGGTGAACGACCCCACGGTGAACGCCTGGTGCATGCCTGGCGGCAAGGTGGTGGTGTACACCGGCATCCTGCCGGTGACCCAGGACGATGCCGGACTGGCGGTGGTGATGGGGCACGAGATCGCTCACGCGATCGCCCGCCACGGCAACGAACGGATGAGCCAGGCCCTCGCCATCCAGGGGGCGGGCATGACGTTGGAGGCGCTGACGGCGTCGAAGCCTGGGCTCACGCGGGACATCTTCCTCCAGTCGTACGGCATCGGCAGTCAGTTGGGCATGCTGGCGTACAGCCGCAAGCACGAGACGGAGGCCGACAAGATGGGCCTGGTGTTCATGGCGATGGCCGGTCACGATACGCGCAGCGCCCCGGCCTTCTGGCAGCGCATGGCGGCCGGGGGCGGTGCCAAGCCGCCCGAGTTCCTCAGCACCCACCCGAGCGACGAGACCCGGGTGCACGACCTGGAGGCGTACATGCCCGAGGCGCTCAAGTATTACAAGCCCTGATCGGGGTTCTCCGGATCCGTTATCTTCGCAGCCGCTTTTGCTGGACCCGTAGCTCAATTGGATAGAGCATCTGACTACGGATCAGAAGGTTTGGGGTTCGAATCCCTACGGGTCCGCCGATCGATGAGGGCGCCTTCGGGCGCCCTTCTTCGTTGGGGACCGTTCAAGCAGGGCCGGCGCCCTTGCGGACCAGCAGCCGGTAGAGCCCCGGCAGCGAGAACAGCACCCAGGCGCACTCCAGGATGATGAATCCCCATTGCACGGCCCGGATCGCATCGACCGCCAGCAGCAGCGCGCCCAGCAGGTTCAGAAGCAGGTAGGTGGGCGAATCGCCCTTGATCCGGCCGGTCTGCGACAGGGCGTAGGCCGCCAGCAGCAAGGCGGCACCGATGAGCTGGGGGAGTTGCGACATGCCGCCAAGATAGCCGGGCGTGCGAAGGGGCTATCTTCGCGCGCCTTTTGAACGACCATGGGACTGAAATGCGGCATCGTCGGCCTGCCTAACGTGGGCAAGAGCACTCTGTTCAACTGCCTCAGCAACGCCAAGGCCCAGGCGGCGAACTTCCCCTTCTGCACCATTGAGCCCAACGTGGGCACCATCACCGTGCCCGACGCGCGCCTCAACAAGCTCGCCGACCTGGTGAAGCCCCAGCGCATCGTGCCCACCACGGTGGAGATCGTGGACATCGCCGGCCTGGTGAAGGGCGCCAGCAAGGGCGAGGGCCTCGGCAACCAGTTCCTGGGCAACATCCGCGAGTGCGATGCCATCCTGCACGTGTTGCGCTGCTTCGACGACCCCAACGTGGTGCACGTGGACGGCAGCGTGGACCCTGTGCGCGACAAGGAAGTGATCGACATCGAGCTGCAACTGAAGGACCTGGAGACCGTGGAGGCCCGCATCAAGAAGGTGGAGAAGCAGGCCCAGATCGGGGAGAAGGAGGCCAAGCGCCGGTTCGAGCTGCTCACCCGCATCCGCGAGGCCCTGTTGAAGGGGCAGAGCGCCCGCACCGTGGTCACGGTGAACGATGATCCGGCCCTGCTGAGCGAGTTCCAGCTGCTCACCACCAAGCCGGTGATGTACGTGTGCAACGTGGACGAGAAGAGCGCCACCACGGGAAACCGGTATGTGGATGCGGTGAAGACCGCCGTGGCCGACGAGAACGCCGAGGTCATCTTCGTCACCGCCGCCATCGAGGCCGAGATCGCCAGCCTGGAGACGCCGGAGGAACGCGAGATGTTCCTCAAGGACATCGGCCTCGATGAGCCCGGGGTGAACAAGCTCATCCGCGCCGCCTACCACCTGCTGAAGCTGCAGACCTACTTCACCGCCGGTGTACAGGAGGTGCGCGCCTGGACCATCCACCAGGGCGACACGGGCCCCAAGGCCGCCGGCGTCATCCACACCGATTTCGAGAAGGGCTACATCCGCGCCGAGGTCATCGGCTTCGACGACTACATCACCCTGGGCAGTGAGCCCGCCTGCCGCGCCGCCGGCAAGCTGCGCACCGAAGGGAAGGAGTACATCGTGAAGGACGGGGATGTGATGCACTTCCTCTTCAACGTGTAGGAAGTCGAACAGGCGTCCCGCCTGTTCCTGGTCACAGCCCTCCCAAGGCAGCCCTCCAGCACAGGGCCATGGGGATCCTTGCCCGCGTCATCTCCTGAACGAACGCCACCTTCAGCACGAGCACCGTTCGTCCCGTGACGGGTGCAGTTTCGCTGCGGTTACCTTGCGGTCCCTTTGATGGAACCCATGTACAGAACCCTTCCCCCGATCGCGGCCCTGGCCTTGCTGGCCGCCTGTTCCCAAGCCCCCGAACCCACCACGAGCACCATGGAGACCGCCGTTTCCGACGCGCTCCTTGAGCGCAGCGACCTGCCCTTTTTCGCACCCGCCTTCGACAAGGTCACCGATGCGGAGTTCCGCCCGGCGATCCTGGAGGCCATGAAGCGACACCTCGCCGAAGTGGACGCCATCGTGAACGATCCGAACGCGCCGACCTTCGAGAACACGATCGTGGCCCTGGAGCGCGCCGGTGGGTCCTACACCCGGGTGACCAACTGGTTCTACAACATGACCGGCAGCGCCACCAACGACAGTCTGCAAGCGGTGAAGGCCGACCTGGCGCCGCGGATGGCCGCGCATGCCGATGCGATCACCTTCAACGACAAGCTCTTTCAGCGCATCAAAGCCGTGTACGACCAGCGCGCCAGCATGAGCATGGAGCCGGTGGACGCCCGTCTGCTGGAGCGTTACTACGCGCGCTTCGTGCGCGCAGGCGCCCTGCTGGACGCGGCCGGCAAGGAGCGCATGAAGGCCCTCAACGGCGAAGAGGCCGAGCTCACCACGAAGTTCGAGGACAACATCCTGAAGGAGCGGAGCGCGTCGGCCATCGTGGTGGACGAGGTGAAGCAGCTGGAGGGCATGAGCCCCGAGGGGATCGAGGCGGCCGCGGCCGCAGCCAACGCAAAGGGACATGCAGGCAAGTGGCTCATCGACCTGCGCAACACCACCACACAACCGGCCCTGGCCGAGCTGAAGGACCGCGGCCTGCGTGAGCGGATCATGAAGGCCTCGCTCGCCCGCAACGGCCGTGGGAATGAGTTCGACAACAAGGCCATCATCGCCCGCCTCGCCCAATTGCGCGCTGAGAAGGCGAAGCTGCTCGGCTTCCCCAGCTGGGCGCACTATGTGATGGACGACCAGATGGCCAAGAGCCCGGACCGCGCGCTGAAGCTGATGGCCGACATGGCCCCGGCCGCCGCCGCCAACGCCCGCAAGGAGGCCGCCAAGCTGCAGGCCATCGTGGACAAGCAGGGGGGAGGCTTCACCGTGGCCTCCTGGGACTGGGACCTCTATGCCGAGCAGGTGCGCAAGGCCGAATACGACCTCGATGAGGCGGCCGTGAAGCCCTACCTCGAGTTCGAGAGCGTGTTGCAGAACGGCGTCTTCTTTTCGGCTGAGCGCCTGTTCGGTCTGCGCTTCAAGGAGCGCAAAGACCTGCCGGTCTACCACCCGGATGTGCGCGTCTTCGACATCATCGACACCACCGGCGAGGTCATCGGCCTGTTCTACGGCGACTATTACGCCCGCGACAACAAGAACGGCGGCGCGTGGATGAGCAGCTTCGTGGACCAGAGCACCCTGCTGGGCCAGCAGCCCGTGATCACGCAGAACTGCAACTACGTGAAGCCCGCCGCCGGCCAGCCCTGCCTGCTGAGCTGGGATGACGTGACCACGCTCTTCCACGAGTTCGGCCACGCGTTGCACGGCATGCTGAGCGCAGAAGTACCCGAAGTTCGCCGGCACCAACACCAGCACCGACTTCGTGGAGTTCCCCAGCCAGGTGAACGAGAACTGGGCGCTGGTGCCCGAGGTGCTGAACAACTATGCGAAGCACTGGAAGACCGGGGAGGCCATCCCTGCCGCGCTGGCCGATAAGCTGCGCAAGGCCAGCCGCTTCAACCAGGGCTACGCCACCACCGAGTACCTGGCCGCTGCGCTGCTCGACCTCGAATGGCACAGCCTGCCCGCCGATGCCCCACTGGTGACCGATGTGGAGGCCTTCGAGAGAACGGCGTTGCAGAAGTACGGGCTCGATATCGCCGAGGTGCCGCCGCGCTACCGCAGCTGCTACTTCAGCCACGCGTGGACCGGCTACGCCGCCAACTACTACGCCTACCTGTGGAGCGAGGTGATGGACGCCGACGCCTACGCCTGGTTCACCGCCAACGGCGGCATGACCCGCTCCAACGGCGACCGGTTCCGCCGCACGGTGCTCAGCCAGGGCGGCAGCAAGGCCGAGGCCGAGCTCTACCGCGACCTCACCGGCCGCGACCCCGGCGTGGAGCCGCTGCTGGTGAAGCGCGGGTTGAGGTAGGGCAGCGAGTTCCGGTCGAAGGTGATCGGGCGCTGAAGGCCCGGTTGACAGCCTCCATCTATGCAGGACGCGGTTGGCCCCGCCCACCGTGTACCTTGCTTCCATGTTGCCCGCCATCACCCACCGCATCGTCCTGTTCCTCCTGGTTCTGCTGCTGCTGACTCAGGCCCAGGGCCAGCGCTGGGGTGGTCACGTCGCGGCGCGGATCCAGGCCTTGCAGGATCGCGGTGTGGCCTTCACGCATGTGGGCCTCGTGCAGGAGCTTCAGGTGGACGACCGGACCACGGCGCGCTGGCAGGAAGCGACCGCCCGGGCCACCGTGCTATCGCTCCACGCGGAGGCGGTGACGCAGGTGTTGCGCGGCGCGGCCCACACCATGGCGGTGACGCTTCCCACCCCCGACGGACCGCTGACGCTGGAGCTGGAACGCTGGCAGCCTTTGGCCGATGGCTTCACTGTGACCACGGCCTTGCGCGGCGCCATGCAGGTGGAGCCGGGCGTGCACTACCGGGGTCGGGTGCGGGGCGAGGCGGCTTCGGTCGCGGGTCTGAGCGTGTTCGATGATGAGCTGATCGGCGTGGTGCGCGATGCGCAGGGCACGCTCGTCCTGGGCCGTTTGAACGGGGCGGAGGCCGGTATGCACGTGGTGTACCGGGAGCACGACCTGCGGCTGCACCGGCCGATGACCTGCGGTACGACGCACGACGGCGATCCCTACCACGCCAGCGAGCTCCAAGGCGATCCCGACGACCGCAGCATCCGCTGCGTGAAGTTCTACTGGGAGGTGGACCATCCCATCTTCGTGGACAAGGGCGGCGTGGTGGCGGCCACCAACTACGTCACGGGCCTCTTCAACCAGAGCGCGATCCTGTTCGACAACGACGGGGTGGACGTGCAGCTGCAGGAGGTGTTCGTGTGGGACGTGACGAGCCCCTACACCGGGCCGTCCACGAGCAACTACCTGAACCAGTTCGGGGCGTACCGCACCAGCTTCAACGGCGACCTGGCGCACCTGCTGGGCTACAGCGGCAACGGGGGCATCGCCTGGATCAACTCCTTGTGCGGAGGCACCTCCTCGCGCATGGCGTACAGCGACATCAACAGCAGCTACAGCAACGTGCCCACGTACAGCTGGAGCGTGGAGGTGGTGACGCACGAGCAGGGGCACAACCTGGGCTCGGCGCACACGCATGCCTGCGTGTGGAACGGCAACGGTACGGCCATCGATGGCTGCGGTCCCACGGCCGGCTACACCGAAGGCTCCTGCGCCACGGGTCCGTTGCCGACGGGCGGGGGCACCATCATGAGCTATTGCCACCTGGTGGGCGGTGTGGGCATCAACTTCACCAATGGCTTCGGTCCGCAGCCGGCGGCGGTGATCCGCAACCGGGTGAACGCGTCCGCGTGCCTGGCGCAATGCGGCAGCACCTGCGACCCCCCGGGTACGCTGAGCGTGACGAACCTCACCAGCAACGCGGCCAC
Proteins encoded in this region:
- a CDS encoding M48 family metallopeptidase, which translates into the protein MVVPRAAVLTALVVASGCSSVPITGRSQLNLLPESEMMGMSLTAYQEFLQQNQVLSATDARAAQVRRIGDRLAQAATSYLSNVGASDRVAGFQWEFNTVNDPTVNAWCMPGGKVVVYTGILPVTQDDAGLAVVMGHEIAHAIARHGNERMSQALAIQGAGMTLEALTASKPGLTRDIFLQSYGIGSQLGMLAYSRKHETEADKMGLVFMAMAGHDTRSAPAFWQRMAAGGGAKPPEFLSTHPSDETRVHDLEAYMPEALKYYKP
- a CDS encoding ATP-dependent Clp protease adaptor ClpS, which gives rise to MAHVTEPEEALLVELLCEHGPQRELLLHNDDVNTFDHVIGSLVAVCRHDPIQAEQCAWIVHYSGKCSVKRGTFDTLEPMCVALLDRGLSATIQ
- the ychF gene encoding redox-regulated ATPase YchF; protein product: MGLKCGIVGLPNVGKSTLFNCLSNAKAQAANFPFCTIEPNVGTITVPDARLNKLADLVKPQRIVPTTVEIVDIAGLVKGASKGEGLGNQFLGNIRECDAILHVLRCFDDPNVVHVDGSVDPVRDKEVIDIELQLKDLETVEARIKKVEKQAQIGEKEAKRRFELLTRIREALLKGQSARTVVTVNDDPALLSEFQLLTTKPVMYVCNVDEKSATTGNRYVDAVKTAVADENAEVIFVTAAIEAEIASLETPEEREMFLKDIGLDEPGVNKLIRAAYHLLKLQTYFTAGVQEVRAWTIHQGDTGPKAAGVIHTDFEKGYIRAEVIGFDDYITLGSEPACRAAGKLRTEGKEYIVKDGDVMHFLFNV